The following are encoded in a window of Sphingopyxis sp. FD7 genomic DNA:
- a CDS encoding type II toxin-antitoxin system Phd/YefM family antitoxin — protein MKQAYGETVTTTAFSKKVGYYYDEAIRRPIGLERHGEVRVVMVPVDEYNSLRKLFARALQSEQLKDVIGEITTAPPAFHPDAPDSYEDAAHAGAERPRQTRKRAERETATA, from the coding sequence ATGAAACAGGCTTACGGAGAAACCGTCACCACGACCGCTTTTTCGAAGAAGGTCGGCTACTATTACGACGAGGCGATCCGCAGACCCATCGGTCTCGAGCGCCACGGAGAGGTCCGCGTCGTCATGGTGCCGGTCGACGAGTACAACTCGCTTCGAAAGCTGTTCGCGCGTGCCCTGCAATCGGAGCAGCTGAAGGATGTCATCGGAGAAATCACCACCGCGCCGCCGGCGTTCCACCCTGACGCCCCGGACAGCTACGAAGACGCCGCCCACGCCGGTGCCGAGCGCCCCCGCCAAACCCGCAAGCGGGCAGAACGCGAGACCGCGACCGCCTGA